Proteins from one Panicum virgatum strain AP13 chromosome 7K, P.virgatum_v5, whole genome shotgun sequence genomic window:
- the LOC120642811 gene encoding methylthioribose kinase 1-like, which translates to MAAEAEQGFRPLDEASLVAYIKATPALASRLGGGGSVEIKEVGDGNLNFVYIVKSSSAAIVVKQALPYVRCVGDSWPMTRERAYFEASTLREHGRLCPEHTPEVYHFDRAMSLMGMRYIEPPHIILRKGLIAGVEYPLLADHMSNYMAKTLFFTSLLYNNTTDHKKGVAEYCANEEMCRLTEQVVFSDPYRVSKFNRWTSPYLDKDAEAVREDDELKLEIAELKSMFIERARALIHGDLHTGSIMVTPDSTQVIDPEFGFYGPMGFDIGAFLGNLILAYYAQNGHADQANDRKAYKKWILKTIEESWNLFQKKFVELWDKHKEGNGEAYLPDVYNNSNLLSLAQKKYMTNLFHDSLGFGSAKMIRRIVGIAHVEDLESIKDASKRAECERAALNCAKTILKGRRQFETIEQVIEHILSFDRD; encoded by the exons ATggccgcggaggcggagcaggGCTTCCGCCCGCTTGACGAGGCGTCCCTGGTCGCCTACATCAAGGCCACGCCAGCGCTCGCCTcccgcctcggcggcggcggctccgtcgAGATCAAGGAGGTCGGCGACGGCAACCTCAACTTCGTCTACATCGTCAAGTCCAGctccgccgccatcgtcgtcaaGCAG GCGCTCCCGTATGTGCGCTGCGTGGGGGACTCGTGGCCCATGACGCGGGAGCGCGCCTACTTCGAGGCCTCCACGCTGCGGGAGCACGGCCGCCTGTGCCCGGAGCACACCCCCGAGGTCTACCACTTCGACCGGGCCATGTCGCTCATGGGGATGCGCTACATCGAGCCCCCGCACATCATCCTCCGCAAGGGCCTCATCGCCGGCGTCGAGTACCCGCTGCTCGCCGACCACATGTCAAATTACATGGCCAAGACGCTCTTCTTCACATCCCTCCTCTATAACAACACCACGGATCATAAGAAAGGAG TTGCTGAGTACTGCGCGAATGAGGAGATGTGTAGGCTCACGgagcaagttgtgttttcagaCCCATACCGGGTCTCCAAGTTTAATCGGTGGACCTCGCCGTATCTTGACAAAGATGCTGAGGCTGTCCGAGAGGATGATGAGCTGAAATTGGAAATAGCTGAGTTGAAATCAAT GTTTATCGAGAGAGCTCGGGCTCTGATTCATGGAGATCTCCACACTGGTTCTATCATGGTGACCCCCGATTCAACTCAAGTCATTGATCCAGAGTTTGGGTTCTATGGGCCAATGGGTTTTGACATTGGAGCCTTCCTAGGAAACCTGATTTTGGCATACTATGCACAGAACGGACATGCTGATCAAGCAAATGATCGTAAA GCTTACAAGAAATGGATCTTGAAGACAATTGAAGAGTCGTGGAATTTGTTCCAAAAGAAGTTTGTTGAACTATGGGATAAACACAAAGAAGGGAATGGGGAGGCGTACCTACCTGATGTATACAACAACTCAAACCTGTTGAGCCTTGCGCAGAAGAAGTACATGACAAACTTATTTCATGATAGCCTTGGGTTTGGTTCAGCCAAAATGATCAG GAGAATAGTCGGAATTGCCCACGTCGAGGATCTGGAATCAATTAAGGATGCCAGCAAGAGAGCAGAGTGCGAGCGTGCTGCTCTCAACTGTGCAAAGACGATCCTGAAGGGTAGGCGCCAATTTGAGACCATCGAGCAAGTCATTGAGCATATTCTATCGTTTGATCGGGACTGA
- the LOC120642813 gene encoding reticulon-like protein B11 gives MATHPRSLHALLGGGAVADVLLWRRRNASAAAVVGATAVWFVFERAGYSLPSVLANALLLLVAILFFWAKSASLLNRPLPPLPNLEVSDVVVEKAADRALVWINRVLAVGQDIAIKRDRKTFIRVILILWVVSYVGMLFNFLTLIYIGVMLSLLVPPLYEKYQDHVDEKLGVAHSVLSRHIDTIITRAGQAKQKKTE, from the exons ATGGCCACCCACCCGCGATCTCTCCACGccctgctcggcggcggcgcag TCGCCGACGTGCTGCTGTGGCGGCGGAGGaacgcctcggcggcggccgtggtgggCGCCACGGCGGTCTGGTTCGTCTTCGAGCGCGCGGGCTACAGCCTCCCCTCGGTCCTGGCCAAcgccctgctcctcctcgtcgccatcctcttcttctgggccaaGTCCGCGTCGCTGCTCAACAG GCCTCTTCCACCTCTTCCTAATCTAGAGGTTTCAGATGTGGTTGTTGAGAAAGCTGCAGATCGTGCTCTTGTATGGATCAATAGAGTGCTTGCTGTTGGCCAGGATATTGCCATCAAGAGAGATAGGAAAACTTTTATAAGG GTGATATTGATACTGTGGGTGGTTTCGTATGTTGGAATGCTCTTCAACTTCCTTACGCTCATTTACATTG ggGTAATGCTTTCTCTGTTGGTTCCACCACTGTATGAGAAGTACCAGGATCATGTTGATGAAAAGCTCGGTGTAGCGCACAGTGTACTATCAAGGCACATAGATACCATCATTACCAGGGCGGGGCAAGCCAAGCAGAAGAAGACTGAGTAA
- the LOC120642812 gene encoding uncharacterized protein At4g06744-like — MLCVRAISPLRSIQSPAPHTTLLLRFPPLSTPKAAALVLHLCQCAWPLLLRPSLPPWKHSMDPISIGVFISFPLYIPASPPPFSATATPLLPRQMAGPVSVSRHAAVVAVLVLAAAHGALCGSSHVAELAAGVVARGGNAPSLRAPRANGTGAGADDGPAPAPAPSGLVAGCGCGPRPAPWQFLNQKLAALWPVIQAFKKTITCDPLGVTATWEGPDLCSSYFNGTKYKGFYCDFPPDANTTLTVASIDFNGFGLCAPSLAGFVDQFPDLALFHANSNNFSGDVPDLTHLPFFYELDLSNNNFSGPFPDAVVPLGGLLFLDLRFNRYAGAVPPAVFALTVEALFLNNNGFDGRIPDSFGSTGAKYLVVANNQFTGPIPRSIYNTSATLSEVLFLNNRLSGCLPYEIGLVEGLAVFDAGGNEIAGPIPLSFGCLRDVEELNLAGNQLYGQVPDVLCLLAKTGKLRNLSLSDNFFHSVGYHCLELVRSRVLDVRRNCILGFPDQRPPLECVAFYADPAKHCPFIPHIPCDLPGYHHPPAKAALMPELPATARGHGQTQGQGGGN; from the coding sequence ATGCTCTGCGTGCGCGCCATCTCACCACTCCGCTCCATTCAATCCCCCGCCCCCCACACAACGCTTCTTCTCCGATTCCCACCTCTTTCCACTCCAAAAGCGGCCGCGCTTGTGCTCCACTTGTGTCAGTGTGCCTGGCCCCTGCTGCTgcgtccctccctccctccatggAAGCATAGCATGGACCCCATCTCGATCGGCGTATTCATCTCCTTTCCTCTTTATATCCCAGCGTCTCCGCCACCCTTCTCTGCAACTGCAACACCCCTGCTTCCAAGACAAATGGCGGGGCCCGTCTCGGTCTCGAGACATGCCGCGGTGGTAGCCGTGCTCGTGCTCGCCGCGGCGCACGGCGCGCTCTGCGGCTCGAGCCAcgtcgccgagctcgccgccggtgtcGTCGCGCGCGGCGGCAATGCGCCGTCGCTGCGTGCGCCCCGCGCGAatggcacgggcgcgggcgcggatgatggcccggcgccggcgccggcgccgtcggggTTGGTGGCAGGGTGCGGGTGCGGTCCGAGGCCGGCGCCGTGGCAGTTCCTGAACCAGAAGCTGGCGGCGCTGTGGCCGGTGATCCAGGCGTTCAAGAAGACGATCACGTGCGACCCTCTGGGCGTGACGGCCACGTGGGAGGGCCCCGACCTCTGCAGCAGCTACTTCAACGGCACCAAGTACAAGGGCTTCTACTGCGACTTCCCGCCGGACGCCAACACCACGCTCACCGTGGCGTCTATCGACTTCAACGGCTTCGGACTGTGCGCGCCGTCTCTGGCCGGGTTCGTGGACCAGTTCCCGGACCTGGCCCTGTTCCATGCCAACTCCAACAATTTCTCCGGCGACGTCCCGGACCTCACCCACCTGCCCTTCTTCTACGAGCTCGACCTCTCCAACAACAACTTCTCCGGCCCGTTCCCGGACGCCGTGGTGCCCCTCGGCGGGCTCCTCTTCCTCGACCTCCGCTTCAACCGGTACGCCGGCGCGGTGCCGCCTGCCGTGTTCGCGCTCACCGTGGAGGCGCTCTTCCTCAACAACAACGGCTTCGACGGGCGCATCCCGGACAGCTTCGGGAGCACGGGCGCCAAGTACCTGGTCGTGGCCAACAACCAGTTCACCGGCCCGATCCCGCGCTCCATCTACAACACGTCGGCGACGCTGTCGGAGGTACTCTTCCTCAACAACCGGCTGTCGGGGTGCCTCCCCTACGAGATCGGCCTGGTGGAGGGGCTAGCCGTGTTCGACGCCGGCGGCAACGAGATCGCCGGCCCCATCCCGCTGTCGTTCGGGTGCCTGCGCGACGTGGAGGAGCTCAACCTCGCCGGGAACCAGCTGTACGGGCAGGTCCCCGACGTGTTGTGCCTGCTGGCCAAGACGGGGAAGCTCCGGAACCTGTCGCTGTCGGACAACTTCTTCCACTCGGTGGGGTACCACTGCTTGGAGCTGGTGCGCAGCCGGGTCCTGGACGTGCGCCGCAACTGCATCCTGGGCTTCCCCGACCAGCGCCCGCCGCTCGAGTGCGTCGCCTTCTACGCCGACCCGGCCAAGCACTGCCCCTTCATCCCGCACATCCCCTGCGACCTGCCCGGCTACCACCACCCGCCTGCCAAGGCCGCGCTCATGCCGGAGCTGCCGGCCACGGCGCGTGGCCATGGCCAGACCCAAGGTCAAGGTGGTGGAAACTGA